TAAAGAGGCGGGCATCTACTCCATCACCCACGAAATGCCCGAAAGCATCAGCCAAAACGAGATTGAAGAGACGATCCTGATGATGAACAAAAACCCGAATATCGACGGCATTCTCGTACAGCTGCCTCTCCCTACCCATATCGATGCGACGAAAATCCTCGAACTCATCGATCCGGCGAAGGATGTGGACGGCTTCCATCCCTACAATTTCGGCCGCCTCATGACGGGACTCGACGGCTTCGTCCCCTGCACGCCCCTGGGTGTCATGGAGATGCTTGAAGCCTACGGTATCGATCCCAAAGGAAAAGACGCCTGCGTCGTGGGGGCGAGCAACATCGTCGGCAAACCGATGGCGGCGCTGCTTCTTAATGCCTTTGCCACCGTCGATATCTGCCACATCTATACGAAAGATCTGGCGGCGCACACGAAGCAGGCCGATATTCTCGTCGTCGGCGTCGGGAAGGCCGGTCTCATCACGGAAGATATGGTCAAGGAGGGGGCCGTCGTCATCGACATTGGCATCAATCGCCTTGAGGACGGGTCGCTGACGGGTGATGTGGACTACGAAGGCGTCGCCCCCAAATGCAGCCATATCACACCCGTTCCCGGCGGCGTCGGCCCCATGACGATCGCCATGCTGCTCAAAAACACTCTCAAAGCGGCGAAAGACCGGTCATGAGCGAAAAGCTGAACACCGAAACGGCCGATCTTTCGGAAACACCGAAAAAGCCCCACTGGCTGGTGCGTCTCTACCACTGGTCCAACACATGGACCGGCACGGTCGTCATCGTTTTGATGGTGATCTTTTTCATCGCCCAGGCTTTCGTCATTCCCAGCGGATCGATGAAGAACACCCTGCTCATCGGGGACCACCTCTTTGTCAAAAAATTCGCGTACGGCGTGCCGGTTCCCCATATCCCCTGGCTGGAGATACCCGTCGGATTCGACACCGACGGTGACGGCCACATCATCGCCTCCGAAGGGCCAAAACGCGGCGACATCGTCATTTTCCGCTATCCGCGCAACGAAAAGATCCATTACGTCAAACGGTGCGTCGCCGTCGGTGGCGATATTCTCTTTCTCCATAACAAGGTTCTCTACCTTCATCCCCACGAAGGCAACGACTGGATCGCCGCCCATTACCCCAAGGAAAAGATAGTCGACTACCGGGGCATTCTGTTCGTTAAAAATCCCTACAGGGATGATTTTCCAGGCATACACAACGATCCGAAGGTGACCGATGACGGGTATCAGCCCATCGAAATTTTCGAATTCGGCCCGATCAAGGTCGAGGAGAACCACTGGTTCATGATGGGTGACAACCGAGACCACTCCAACGACAGCCGCTTCTGGGGCACGGTCCCTTATCGTCTCATTGTCGGAAAACCCTGGTTCATCTACTTCAGCTGGGACGAGAACTACACCATCCGCTGGGATCGCATCGGAAGAGAGATCGACACCCTCCAACGGGAAGAACCGCGCTATGTCGAATGAGGTGGAAGCAGTCAAAATCGCCGCCATCGTACTCTCACTGATGGTGGCGATCATCGGCCACGAGATCATGCACGGCTGGGTCGCCTACCGATTCGGTGATCCGACGGCCAAGGCGGCGGGTCGCCTGAGTGCCAACCCGATCGTCCATGTCGATCCCGTCGGCACCATTTTCGTTCCCCTGCTCCTTTATGTCAGCGGTGCGCCTTTTCTTTTCGGATGGGCCAAACCGGTACCGGTGAACATCCATACGGTCATCGGCAACGGCGGGTTCAAAGCGGCGGTAGCGGTGGCGCTGGCCGGGGTGACATGGAACTTTCTTCTCGCCGGCATTTCGGCCCTGCTCTTTCCCATGTTCGAACATCCCCACTCCCTCCTGTCGGCTTTCATTGGGCTTTTTCTGATGTATTCGGTGATCTACAATGTGGTGCTCGGGGTTTTCAACCTCTGGCCCTTTCCGCCGCTTGATGGTGCCAACGCACTGCGCTATCTGGCCATGGAGTACCGCTGGAAAGCCGTCGTCGATCTGTTGAACAGAATCGAGCCGATCGGTATGATTCTGCTCATCATCGTCATCGCCACGCCGTTGTCGAACTGGTTTTTTCTGCCGGCGAGCTGGCTTATCAACCTGTTGTTGGGATAATTTGAATATAATTTGACTTAACGATCTCAAAAATGCGAGGAGAAACGATGAGATATTACGTCGGAAGCGACCATGCGGGATTCGCCGTCAAGGGACTCGTCATCGAAATGCTGAAAAACCGGGGGCACGAAGTGACGGATATGGGGCCGGAAACCGACAATCGTGTCGACTATCCCGATTTTGCCGAAAAGGTGGCACGGGCCGTCGCTGCGGACGTCGGGAGCCGCGGCATCCTCATCTGCGGCACCGGCATCGGCATGAGCATCGCCGCCAACAAAATAGACGGCATCCGCGCGGCGCATTGCCAGGACTACTACACGGCACAGATGGCCCGTGCCCACAACGACGCCAACATTCTCTGCTTCGGCGAACGGGTCAGCGGAGCCGGTGTCATCGAAAGCATGATCGACGCCTTCACGACGACACCTTTTGAAGGCGGACGCCACGAAGGCCGTGTCGAAAAGATTATGGCACTGCAAGCGAGAGACTGATGCTGCTGGAGTGGTCGCTGGTCACCTTTTCCTTGCTGCTGGTGGTCTTCGTCGTGGTCAAGATGTTCTATTTCAAAAATCTGACGCTCAAGGAGCAGCGCAACAACGATGTCATGAAACTGACGCTCAAAGAGGCGGAAGTTCTCATCAGGAAATACCAGATTCAGCTCCAAAGGGCTCTGGGCAACATCGACATTCTCAACGAGCAGATGAACAAACTGCGGCGGGAGATCAAAACACTCAAGCAGCGCAACAGCCAGTACCGCATCGAAAACGAAAAACTGAAAAAACGTATCAAAGAACTCGAATCGCGCATCGAAGCGCTGATTTGACAAAGAGAGAAGAGCGATGAAAACATTGGGCAGTGAAGAGAAGAAATTTCTGATGGAGTCGATCCGGGATGTGCCGGATTTTCCGAAACCGGGCATCCTTTTCAAGGATATCACCACCCTTTTGAACAATCCGAAAGCCTACAATCTGCTGATGGAACACCTGAGCGAACGGTATGCCGGAATGGACCTCGACTACGTGGCCGGTATCGAAAGCCGGGGATTCATCTTCGGCGCAGCACTCGCGGCAAAACTTGGTATCGGGTTTGTGCCGGTGAGGAAGCGGGGCAAACTCCCCTACACGACCATCGGAGAGAAGTACGCACTGGAGTACGGCGTGGACGAGATCGAAATCCATATCGACGCCTTCAACAACCGGGAGGGGGCACGTGTTTTGCTCATAGACGATCTGATCGCCACGGGCGGGACCGCCGAAGCGGCGGCCAAACTGATCAAAGACGCCAGGGCCGAATGTGTTGAGGCCTGTTTCATCATCAATCTCACATTCCTCAACGGCGCCGAAAAACTGAAGGGGCTGGCACCCGTCTATCATGTTCTGGAGGTCGTCTGATGTATATTCCCAAACCGCTTCGATTCGATCCCGATGAGCTGGGCCACTTCGGTATCTTCGGCGGACGCTATGTCCCCGAAACCCTGATGCCCATTCTTCGGGAACTGGACGAAGCCTATACCAAAATCCGCTTCGACGAAACCTTCTGGGAGGAGGCCCACTACTACCTGGAGCACTATGTGGGCCGCCCCAGTCCCCTCTACTACGCCAGAAACATCTCCGACGACGTAGGCGCCACCGTGTACCTCAAACGCGAAGACCTCAACCACACGGGGGCCCACAAGGTCAACAACACGATCCTTCAGGGACTCATCGCCAAACGTCTGGGCAAAAAGAGGGTGATCGCCGAAACGGGGGCGGGCCAGCACGGCGTCGCCACCGCCACCATCGCCGCGCTTCTGGGGCTTGAGTGTGAAATTTTCATGGGAGCCAAGGATGTGGCGCGCCAGGAACTCAACGTTTTCAGGATGAAACTGCTGGGGGCCAAAGTCCATGCCGTCGAGAGTGGATCGAAAACCCTCAAGGACGCCATGAACGACGCCATCCGCTACTGGGTCACCAACGCCCGCGACACCTTCTACATCATCGGCACCGTCGCGGGGCCCCACCCCTACCCGATGATGGTGCGCGATTTCCAGGCCATCATCGGCTACGAGGCCAAAGCCCAGATTCTCAAGGCTCAAAACCGCCTGCCCGACTACGTCATCGCCTGCATCGGCGGCGGTTCCAATGCCATGGGCATCTTCGCCCATTTCCTGGACGAGCCCGAAACCACCTGCATCGGCATCGAAGCGGGCGGACTGGGTCTTGATACCGACAAGCACGGCGCAAGCCTGGCCAAGGGAAGCCCGGGTGTTCTGCACGGTCAGATGAGTTACCTGCTTCAGGATGAAGACGGTCAGATTCTCGAAGCCCACTCCATCAGCGCCGGCCTCGACTATCCCGGCATCGGGCCCGAACACGCCTACCTCAAGCAGATCGGTGCCGCCGAATACGACAGCATCACCGACGCCGAAGCCCTCGAAGCCTTCGTCTGGCTGAGCCAGCGCGAAGGGATCATTCCGGCCTTTGAAAGCTCCCATGCGATCGCGTACCTGAAAAAAATGGACCCCGAACGCCTGAAAAACAGGCTTGTCATCGTCAATCTTTCCGGCCGGGGCGACAAGGATATGATCCAGGCCAAAGACCTGCTCCATTTCGACTGATTGAGAAGAACGGATGGAACAGTTTCTGATCGACGCGCTGACGCAGTATGGCTATATCATTCTCTTTGTCTGGAGTGTCATGGAAGGTGAGCTTGGGCTCGTGATGGCGGGAACGATGGTCCATACCGGTCATATGAACATGCCGATGGCCATCTTTGTCGCGGGTCTCGGCGGCTTTGCCGGCGACCAGCTTTATTTCTATATCGGACGCTCCAACAAAAAGTGGCTCTACAGATATCTGAAAAAACACCACAGAAAATTCGCCCTGGCGCACCTTCTTCTGAAAAAGTACGGGTGGCCCGTTATCTTTATCCAGCGTTACCTCTACGGCCTGCGGACCATCATTCCGATGAGCATCGGACTCACGCGCTACAGTGCCAGAAAATTCGCTATCATCAATTTCCTGAGTGCCCAGGTCTGGGCGGCCGTAACGATTGTACTGGCCTACATTTTCGGAGAACAGATACTGGCAGTTCTCGAATATACGAAACACCACTGGTATTTCGCCCTGCCGGTCGCCGCTCTCATTTTCGGTACAATCGGCTATACGTTCAAACGCATCGAAGACAATATATTACATAGGAGGAGTGTACGTCATGCAAATCGAAACAAGTCCGCTGAAGCGGCATGAAATCGACGCGGACATCGAAATCGTCTGTGTCGTGGCGAAAAAAATGGACCATCCCTGGATAGAGGAGAAGGATCTGCTGGAAATGGCGGGATTCAAAGGAGAGCAGGACGAAACCTGTCTTCTGATTGAGAAAAAGAGGCTCTATGTCGGTGTCGATTCCCTTCACCACGACGATGTCCGAAGCGCCTACGCGGCGGCTATCCGTGCCGTTAGAAAAACGCAGGCCCAAACCGTCAAGACAGCTCTTTATCTGGGAAAATGCTCCGCCCAGAACGTCAAGGCGATGGCGGAGGGGATGATCTTCGGCGATTACGAATACGACACCTACAGGAGTGAAAAAGCGAAACACCCCGTCAAAAAGGTAACAATCTCCTGCGAAGATTTCAACGGCAAAACGATCGCGTGCGAAAAAGCGGCGGCGTATGTACAAAACGCGGTCATACTCGCCCAGGCGACCAACTACACCCGCAACATTGTCAACACCCCTCCCGATGACATGATTCCCGAGATGCTTGCCCTCAAAGCTGTGGCACTGGCGGAAGCGAACGACCTGGAGTGCATCGTGCTGGACGAAAAGGGGCTCGAAGCGGAAAACATGGGAGCTTTCCTGGCCGTCAGCCGCGCCAGCGACCATCCGCCGCGCCTCGTCCATCTCGCCTACAAACCCAAGAACGCGAAATTCAAAGTCGCACTGGTGGGCAAAGGGCTTACCTACGACAGCGGCGGTCTGAGCCTCAAACCCGCCGAATACATGGTCACGATGAAATCGGACAAGGCGGGAGCCTGCGCGGTCATGGGCATTATGAAAGCGGTCAGCGAACTGGGGCTGCCCATCGAAGTTCACGGTATCGTGGGTGTCACTGAAAACATGATAGGGGGCAACGCCTACAAACCCGACGACATCCTTACTGCAAAAAACGGAACGACCATCGAAATACGCAATACCGATGCCGAAGGGCGGCTCGTCCTGGCCGACTGTCTCTGCTACGCCCAGGAGAAGGTCAAGCCCGACTACCTTCTCGATTTCGCGACACTCACGGGTGCGTGTGTCGTCGCGCTGGGAGAGTACACCACGGGCCTGATGGGACACGATCGCTCTTTGAAGCACAGCTTTTCGAAAGCGGCGTCCAATGCCGGGGAACTTACCGGCACCCTCCCTTTTAACCGCTACCTGAAAAAACTGCTCAAAAGCGACATCGCCGACGTCTGCAACATCAGCTCCTCACGCTACGGCGGCGCCATTGCCGCAGCGCTCTTTCTCGACCATTTCATCGAAAAGGAGTACAAACACAAATGGCTCCATCTGGACATCGCCGGACCAGCCTATGTGGAGAAGGCGTGGGGCTACAATCCCGCCGGCGCCAGCGGAGCGGGTGTACGCATGACCGTCAAATGGTTCGAACAGATCATCAAACAGGCGGAGAAAAAGCAGTCATCCGATCCCTCGCACGGGGAGTGATACGGAAGCGTTCATGCTTCCGGACCGCTTCACTCTTTTGGATGGCGGTCGTTTTTCTTCGGCCACCTGAGCACAACGATCATCACAATGACCGCACCGGCCAGCATTCCTATTCTTATCCATTCATCTGTCATCGCAGCCCCGTTTCGTTTTCATTGATCAATAGCCATATTGAGCAATTTTATATCTTTTCGGCTAATACCGTCTAATTTCGGCAAAACTCCCTCCCCTTTTCCGGTTATGCGGTCATGTTTTCGTCGGTATAAACTTCGATTTAACGTATTTGAGATATTCTTTGACAAAATAAAAAGGAAAAGGAAGGACGATGAAAAGAATTTGGACTTTCGTTTTGATCATGCTGTTCGTTTCGTCTCTTGCGGGTGCGGAGAGCGAAACGGAAAACAAAATACCTCCGCCGCCGAAGGATGCACTCAAATATACGATCATGGTGAAAAAATTCGCCAACGAAGCGGGATGGAGAGGCAGATGGGAAATCGGTCAGGGCATGACGACCGTGATGATCGATATGCTCAACAAATCGGGATGGTTTACGGTGCTTGGTGACGAGGAGATGCGCAAAGCGGCGATGCAGGAGCAGGATTTTGCGGCTACCGGCCGGGTCGTTCAGGGTAGAAAAACTCCGAAAATGGGCAGAATGACACCGGCGCAACTGCTTCTTCGCGGTTCGATAACGAATGTCCAGGAGAGTGGAAGCATGGGCGGCGGCATCAATTTCATGGGTGTCTCCATCGGCGGCAGGGAAGGCACGGCGGAAATCAATTTCACCATCTATCTGATCAACAGCGAAACGGGACAGGTAGTCGCTTCCAAAAGCGTCGTGGGCCGATCGGGCGAACGCGGTTTCAGACTCGGCTATTACGGTTCGGCGCTTGAAGGTCTCACCGGCAGTTTCGGCGGGACGAAGAAAGACAATGTCATGGAGGCGGCGGAAAACGCGCTGGGCAAAGCACTCGCCTTTATCGTGCAGCAGCTCGACAAAATTCCCTGGGAAGGTCACATCATCCTGATGAAAGGGGACAAGATCATCATCAATCGAGGCACCCGCGAAGGGGTGAAGGTGGGAAAAGTTTTCAAAATCGGCAAAGTGGAAGAGCTGGTCGATCCCGATACGGGTGAAGTTCTCGATATTGAGATGACGCCGGTCGCAACGGCGAAAGTTGTCAAAGTCAAGAAAAAAATCTCCTATCTCAAGCCGCTCTCCGGCAAAAGCAAAATCCGCCGCGGCATGAGCGTTTTTCCTGCCGAGTAAAAGGCAATAAAATCGGAGGGGGTCTTTTCCCCTCCAGACCGGCGTCCTGCATCACTCCCGCCGGAAAATGATGGTATTGCTGTTTTCCAGTGACTTTTTGCGCGCATGCATATAATCTTTCATCTCTTTCATGACGTTTTTCGCCTCTTCGGCCGTCAGTGTAAAGACATGGAACGTGCCGTTGTTTTTCTTGACGAGTATTTTTTTCAGTTTCTGCCCCGAGCCGTCGGGAGCGTAGCAGTCGGCACTTTCGACTTTGTAAATCTCGTCAATTTTGGCGGTGGCAAAGCCCGTCTCTCCGTCACAGCTCATCGTTTCAAACATCACCTGATAGCTGTCCGCCATGATGGGAGCCGCTCCCAGTATCAGCATGGCCAGTGCGATCAACCCTTTTTTCACGATGCATCTCCTTTCGTTTGATCCTATCCATTCAATGTGACTCCATATTAACGAATTTTCATTTAATAGCCAAGAATCCTTTCATCGTGAATCTTTCCAATCGTTGATTTTTCCCTTCCACTTTGATATAATCCGCCAAAATTCATACTGCAAAACCCTCCTTTGACAATCAAAGAGTTTATCGCAACATAAGGAGCTATATATGGGTCTTCCCGTAGGTATCGTCGGTCTGCCCAACGTGGGCAAATCGACCACATTCAACGCGCTGACCAAAGCGCAAAACGCCGAATCGGCCAACTATCCCTTCTGCACCATCGAACCCAACAAGGCGGTCGTGCCGGTCCCCGACCCGCGCCTGGAGGAGCTGGCCAAGATCGTCAACCCCGAACGTATCCAACACAGCACGATCGACTTCGTCGACATCGCGGGGCTGGTCAAAGGGGCCAGCAAGGGCGAGGGGCTTGGAAACCAATTTCTTAGCAACATCCGGGAAACGGAGATGATTTTGCATATGGTCCGCTGTTTCGACGATGGCAACATCACCCATGTGGAAGGTTCCATCGACCCGTTGCGGGATATCGAGATCATTGAAAGCGAACTGATCTTCGCCGACATCCAGCAGCTGGAGAAGAAGATCGACCGCCTCGCGCGTCAGGCCAAGACCGGTGACAAGAAGGTGCGCGCCCAGCTGGAGATCGCCCAGGAGCTGATGAAACACCTGGAGGAGATCAAACCGGTCAGCACCTTCGAAAAACGTGACGACGAAAACTTCCAACAGCTCGACAAAGAGCTGCGCTTTTTGAGCAACAAGCCTATCATCTACGGCGCCAACGTGGACGAGGAGGGACTGCTGGAAGACAACGAGTATGTGAAGGCGGTGAAAAAGCATGCCCAGGAGGTGGGTGCTGATGTCATCAAACTCTGCGCCAAGATCGAAGAGGAGCTGGTGCAGCTGGAGGAAGAGGAGGCCAAAGAGTTCCTCGAAGAGCTCGGCATCGAAGAGTCCGGGCTGGACAAGATCATCCGAACCGCTTTCAAACGGCTGGGGCTAATCAGCTACTTCACCGCCGGCGTGAAGGAGGTGCGTGCCTGGACGATCCACAAAGGGTGGAAAGCCCCCAAAGCGGCCAGCGTCATCCACAACGACTTCGAGAAAGGCTTCATCCGCGCCGAAGTGATCGCCTACGAGGATTTCATCAGATACGGCGGAGAACAGGGTGCCAAAGAGGCTGGCAAGATGCGCTTGGAAGGCAAAGATTACGTCGTCGCCGACGGCGATGTGATGCATTTTAGATTCAACGTCTGATATCTGGAAGCGGCCATGCCGTTTCCCTTCTCTATTTCTTTTCAAAATTCCCTCGTTCCATGACTTATGTTGCATCCGGATGCCCTGTATTGAGGTATAATTGAAGCAGTACAACATCAGTCAAGAAGAAGGAGAGAATATGGCCTTTAAACTGCATATCGAAGGGGAAGGCAGAAAAATAGGATTCTATAAAATCAACCGGCTGGAAGCGCAGGGTCTCGAAATCGATCCCGATATGGAGTTCGACAAAGAGAATATCCGGGAACTGTTCGAAAACATCAACGCTTTCATCGAAAGCGGCGAACTCGACGAGATGGACGAAGCGCAGTCGATCTGCACGTTCAATCCGGAAAAAGTGGCGATCACACTGGATGCGGACAATATGGAAGAGATCGAAATATCCGTCGATGACGTGACACTCGAAAACATCAATGTCGACAGGAAACTCGAACTGCTCGAGAGAGCCAAAATCGGCAATATCATCTTCATCCGCACCGAGGTGGGCGACGCCTACTGGGACATCGGGGGTGAGGGTGAAGCGAATTTCGATATCGAAAAGGTCGTACTCGGCTATCTCGACTGCAGCCAATCGCATGACCAGTACGACATCTTTCGCGAAGGATACTACGATTTCCTTTGCGATCTCGTCATACCGGAAGAGGCGCGCTACAACGGAACCAAACTGGAAATCGACGAGCATGTGTTGCGACCGCAGCAGATCTGGGGTGAACTCTACATCGTTCGCGACAACATTCCCGACCACCGCAAGGAGTTCGAGCGTGTGGACATCGGAGGTCCCATGCTTCTTGACACAACAGCAACGCCCGAAGAGTTCTCCTAGACTTCCTGGCATCGTTGGGTATGACGGAGAAACTGGCACCCGAATTCGTTCCGCTCGTCGAAGCGGTCGAAGCGCATCTGCTGGGCAAGCGACATGCCGTTACACTCACCCTCGCCGCCTTCTTCGCACGGGGGCATCTGCTTTTAGAAGATATCCCCGGCGTCGGCAAGACGACCCTCGCCAAAACCTTCGCCGCCGTCATGGGGCTTGGTTTCGGGCGCGTTCAGTTCACCAGTGATCTCCTTCCCTCAGACATTCTGGGTATCAGCTACTTCGATGCCAAAGAGAGCCGTTTCATCCTGAAAAAAGGACCCATCTTCACGCCGTTTCTTCTCGCGGACGAAATCAACCGCGCCATGCCCAAAACCCAGTCGGCCCTGCTTGAGGCAATGGAG
This genomic interval from Hydrogenimonas urashimensis contains the following:
- the folD gene encoding bifunctional methylenetetrahydrofolate dehydrogenase/methenyltetrahydrofolate cyclohydrolase FolD; amino-acid sequence: MQIIDGKKLAQQIRREIAKEVEELKASRDITPGLAVILVGDDPASHAYVKMKAKACKEAGIYSITHEMPESISQNEIEETILMMNKNPNIDGILVQLPLPTHIDATKILELIDPAKDVDGFHPYNFGRLMTGLDGFVPCTPLGVMEMLEAYGIDPKGKDACVVGASNIVGKPMAALLLNAFATVDICHIYTKDLAAHTKQADILVVGVGKAGLITEDMVKEGAVVIDIGINRLEDGSLTGDVDYEGVAPKCSHITPVPGGVGPMTIAMLLKNTLKAAKDRS
- the lepB gene encoding signal peptidase I; this translates as MSEKLNTETADLSETPKKPHWLVRLYHWSNTWTGTVVIVLMVIFFIAQAFVIPSGSMKNTLLIGDHLFVKKFAYGVPVPHIPWLEIPVGFDTDGDGHIIASEGPKRGDIVIFRYPRNEKIHYVKRCVAVGGDILFLHNKVLYLHPHEGNDWIAAHYPKEKIVDYRGILFVKNPYRDDFPGIHNDPKVTDDGYQPIEIFEFGPIKVEENHWFMMGDNRDHSNDSRFWGTVPYRLIVGKPWFIYFSWDENYTIRWDRIGREIDTLQREEPRYVE
- a CDS encoding site-2 protease family protein, yielding MSNEVEAVKIAAIVLSLMVAIIGHEIMHGWVAYRFGDPTAKAAGRLSANPIVHVDPVGTIFVPLLLYVSGAPFLFGWAKPVPVNIHTVIGNGGFKAAVAVALAGVTWNFLLAGISALLFPMFEHPHSLLSAFIGLFLMYSVIYNVVLGVFNLWPFPPLDGANALRYLAMEYRWKAVVDLLNRIEPIGMILLIIVIATPLSNWFFLPASWLINLLLG
- the rpiB gene encoding ribose 5-phosphate isomerase B — translated: MRYYVGSDHAGFAVKGLVIEMLKNRGHEVTDMGPETDNRVDYPDFAEKVARAVAADVGSRGILICGTGIGMSIAANKIDGIRAAHCQDYYTAQMARAHNDANILCFGERVSGAGVIESMIDAFTTTPFEGGRHEGRVEKIMALQARD
- a CDS encoding adenine phosphoribosyltransferase, with the translated sequence MKTLGSEEKKFLMESIRDVPDFPKPGILFKDITTLLNNPKAYNLLMEHLSERYAGMDLDYVAGIESRGFIFGAALAAKLGIGFVPVRKRGKLPYTTIGEKYALEYGVDEIEIHIDAFNNREGARVLLIDDLIATGGTAEAAAKLIKDARAECVEACFIINLTFLNGAEKLKGLAPVYHVLEVV
- the trpB gene encoding tryptophan synthase subunit beta, whose translation is MYIPKPLRFDPDELGHFGIFGGRYVPETLMPILRELDEAYTKIRFDETFWEEAHYYLEHYVGRPSPLYYARNISDDVGATVYLKREDLNHTGAHKVNNTILQGLIAKRLGKKRVIAETGAGQHGVATATIAALLGLECEIFMGAKDVARQELNVFRMKLLGAKVHAVESGSKTLKDAMNDAIRYWVTNARDTFYIIGTVAGPHPYPMMVRDFQAIIGYEAKAQILKAQNRLPDYVIACIGGGSNAMGIFAHFLDEPETTCIGIEAGGLGLDTDKHGASLAKGSPGVLHGQMSYLLQDEDGQILEAHSISAGLDYPGIGPEHAYLKQIGAAEYDSITDAEALEAFVWLSQREGIIPAFESSHAIAYLKKMDPERLKNRLVIVNLSGRGDKDMIQAKDLLHFD
- a CDS encoding DedA family protein encodes the protein MEQFLIDALTQYGYIILFVWSVMEGELGLVMAGTMVHTGHMNMPMAIFVAGLGGFAGDQLYFYIGRSNKKWLYRYLKKHHRKFALAHLLLKKYGWPVIFIQRYLYGLRTIIPMSIGLTRYSARKFAIINFLSAQVWAAVTIVLAYIFGEQILAVLEYTKHHWYFALPVAALIFGTIGYTFKRIEDNILHRRSVRHANRNKSAEAA
- a CDS encoding leucyl aminopeptidase produces the protein MQIETSPLKRHEIDADIEIVCVVAKKMDHPWIEEKDLLEMAGFKGEQDETCLLIEKKRLYVGVDSLHHDDVRSAYAAAIRAVRKTQAQTVKTALYLGKCSAQNVKAMAEGMIFGDYEYDTYRSEKAKHPVKKVTISCEDFNGKTIACEKAAAYVQNAVILAQATNYTRNIVNTPPDDMIPEMLALKAVALAEANDLECIVLDEKGLEAENMGAFLAVSRASDHPPRLVHLAYKPKNAKFKVALVGKGLTYDSGGLSLKPAEYMVTMKSDKAGACAVMGIMKAVSELGLPIEVHGIVGVTENMIGGNAYKPDDILTAKNGTTIEIRNTDAEGRLVLADCLCYAQEKVKPDYLLDFATLTGACVVALGEYTTGLMGHDRSLKHSFSKAASNAGELTGTLPFNRYLKKLLKSDIADVCNISSSRYGGAIAAALFLDHFIEKEYKHKWLHLDIAGPAYVEKAWGYNPAGASGAGVRMTVKWFEQIIKQAEKKQSSDPSHGE
- a CDS encoding CsgG/HfaB family protein, which translates into the protein MKRIWTFVLIMLFVSSLAGAESETENKIPPPPKDALKYTIMVKKFANEAGWRGRWEIGQGMTTVMIDMLNKSGWFTVLGDEEMRKAAMQEQDFAATGRVVQGRKTPKMGRMTPAQLLLRGSITNVQESGSMGGGINFMGVSIGGREGTAEINFTIYLINSETGQVVASKSVVGRSGERGFRLGYYGSALEGLTGSFGGTKKDNVMEAAENALGKALAFIVQQLDKIPWEGHIILMKGDKIIINRGTREGVKVGKVFKIGKVEELVDPDTGEVLDIEMTPVATAKVVKVKKKISYLKPLSGKSKIRRGMSVFPAE
- the ychF gene encoding redox-regulated ATPase YchF; translated protein: MGLPVGIVGLPNVGKSTTFNALTKAQNAESANYPFCTIEPNKAVVPVPDPRLEELAKIVNPERIQHSTIDFVDIAGLVKGASKGEGLGNQFLSNIRETEMILHMVRCFDDGNITHVEGSIDPLRDIEIIESELIFADIQQLEKKIDRLARQAKTGDKKVRAQLEIAQELMKHLEEIKPVSTFEKRDDENFQQLDKELRFLSNKPIIYGANVDEEGLLEDNEYVKAVKKHAQEVGADVIKLCAKIEEELVQLEEEEAKEFLEELGIEESGLDKIIRTAFKRLGLISYFTAGVKEVRAWTIHKGWKAPKAASVIHNDFEKGFIRAEVIAYEDFIRYGGEQGAKEAGKMRLEGKDYVVADGDVMHFRFNV